From Schistocerca americana isolate TAMUIC-IGC-003095 chromosome 11, iqSchAmer2.1, whole genome shotgun sequence, the proteins below share one genomic window:
- the LOC124553447 gene encoding uncharacterized protein LOC124553447 has translation MGKTQIWEKRKYGKNANMGKTQIWEKRKYGKNANMGKTQIWDKRKNGINANMGKTQIWEKRKYGKHANMGKTQIWGKRKYGENANMGKTQIWGKRKYGENANMGKAQIWGKRKYGENANMGKTQIWGKR, from the coding sequence atgggtaaaacgcaaatatgggaaaaacgaaaatatgggaaaaacgcaaatatgggaaaaacgcaaatatgggaaaaacgcaaatatgggaaaaacgcaaatatgggaaaaacgcaaatatgggataaacgcaaaaatgggataaacgcaaatatgggaaaaacgcaaatatgggaaaaacgcaaatatgggaaacacgcaaatatggggaaaacacaaatatggggaaaacgcaaatatggggaaaacgcaaatatggggaaaacgcaaatatggggaaaacgcaaatatggggaaaacgcaaatatggggaaagcgcaaatatggggaaaacgcaaatatggggaaaacgcaaatatggggaaaacgcaaatatggggaaaacgctaa